A single genomic interval of Gemmatimonas sp. UBA7669 harbors:
- a CDS encoding acyl-CoA thioesterase, which produces MTDRAPRPVSASQHETSELIMPQDANILGHAFGGAIMAMVDKAAAVSAFRHARTACVTASIDRVDFREPIHVGDLVTCKASVNFVGTTSMEIGVRVEAEDLISGARRHTNTCYLTFVAIDRNGRPVPIPKVLPETDEQQRRHEAAQARRRRRLEERQDEKRQDDQRLDDARDASR; this is translated from the coding sequence ATGACCGACCGCGCTCCGCGCCCCGTCTCCGCCTCCCAGCACGAGACCAGTGAACTCATCATGCCGCAGGATGCCAACATCCTCGGCCACGCCTTCGGTGGCGCCATCATGGCCATGGTGGACAAGGCCGCAGCGGTGTCTGCCTTCCGTCATGCCCGCACGGCCTGCGTCACCGCCAGCATTGATCGGGTGGACTTCCGCGAACCCATTCACGTGGGCGATCTGGTGACCTGCAAGGCCTCCGTGAACTTCGTGGGCACCACGAGCATGGAAATCGGTGTGCGGGTGGAAGCCGAAGATCTCATCAGCGGCGCGCGGCGACACACCAATACCTGCTACCTGACGTTCGTGGCCATCGACCGTAATGGTCGGCCGGTGCCCATTCCCAAGGTGCTGCCGGAAACCGACGAACAGCAGCGACGTCACGAGGCCGCGCAGGCCCGCCGCCGCCGTCGCCTCGAAGAGCGTCAGGACGAGAAGCGCCAGGATGACCAGCGGCTCGACGACGCACGGGACGCCAGCCGCTGA
- a CDS encoding MFS transporter, producing the protein MSSTEALRIPNFRRYILALFTLTLGIQIQGTVVGWQIYDLTRDPLALGLVGLAEALPAISMALYAGHVADNHDRRRIALIALSVLVGCSLALWWLAAPTPAGLGALTSPARVRAIYAVIVVSGVARAFLQPSRQALSAELVPRELYKNAVTWRSGSWQMAAVLGPALGGLLYAAGGLTLSYAVDAALMALAVVWLLRVKHRSPVRETSNEPISRSIMGGLRFVFGDALLLSALTLDLFSVLFGGAIALLPIFAGDILNAGPTGLGLLRAAPAVGAVVSSVLLTRFPPFAHTGRNLLMAVSAYGLFTIGFGLSRSLPLSVAMLVLAGASDMVSVVIRSLMLQMRTPEALLGRVSSVNQIFIGSSNEIGAFESGLTARWWGAVASVVVGGVATLGVVATVAWRVPSLRRLKQLAS; encoded by the coding sequence ATGTCGTCTACTGAAGCACTGCGCATTCCCAATTTCCGACGCTACATCCTCGCGCTGTTCACACTGACCCTGGGCATTCAAATCCAGGGCACGGTGGTGGGGTGGCAGATCTACGACCTCACGCGCGATCCGCTCGCGCTGGGGCTGGTGGGGTTGGCGGAGGCACTGCCGGCCATCAGCATGGCGCTCTACGCGGGCCATGTGGCGGACAACCACGACCGGCGCCGCATTGCACTCATCGCCCTGAGTGTGCTGGTCGGCTGCTCGCTCGCCCTCTGGTGGTTGGCGGCGCCCACGCCGGCCGGACTCGGTGCGCTCACTTCTCCGGCTCGCGTGCGCGCCATCTACGCGGTGATCGTGGTGAGTGGCGTGGCGCGGGCGTTTCTGCAGCCATCACGGCAGGCACTCAGCGCGGAACTCGTGCCGCGCGAGTTGTACAAGAACGCCGTGACCTGGCGCAGCGGTTCGTGGCAGATGGCGGCCGTGCTTGGTCCGGCCCTCGGAGGCCTGCTGTACGCGGCGGGTGGCCTGACGCTCAGCTACGCCGTGGACGCCGCGCTCATGGCGCTGGCGGTGGTGTGGCTGCTGCGTGTGAAGCATCGCTCGCCGGTGCGCGAAACGAGCAACGAACCGATCTCGCGCAGCATCATGGGCGGCCTGCGCTTTGTGTTCGGCGACGCGCTGCTGCTTTCGGCGCTCACACTCGATCTGTTCTCGGTCCTCTTTGGCGGGGCCATTGCGCTGCTGCCGATTTTTGCCGGAGACATTCTGAATGCCGGCCCCACCGGCCTTGGACTCCTGCGGGCCGCACCGGCCGTCGGGGCCGTGGTGTCGAGCGTGCTGCTCACGCGCTTTCCGCCCTTTGCGCACACGGGGCGCAACCTGCTCATGGCCGTGAGCGCCTATGGCCTCTTCACCATTGGCTTCGGGCTCAGTCGCTCATTGCCGCTGTCCGTGGCCATGTTGGTGCTGGCCGGCGCGAGTGACATGGTCAGTGTGGTCATTCGCAGTCTCATGCTGCAGATGCGCACACCCGAGGCCCTGCTGGGACGCGTGTCGAGCGTGAATCAGATCTTCATCGGCAGCTCGAACGAAATCGGCGCCTTTGAAAGCGGCCTGACCGCACGCTGGTGGGGTGCGGTGGCCTCGGTGGTGGTGGGTGGTGTGGCCACGCTCGGTGTCGTGGCCACCGTGGCCTGGCGTGTCCCGTCGCTGCGTCGACTCAAACAGTTGGCGAGCTGA